The stretch of DNA TCGCTGGCGTGAGCGTCGTCGGTGCCGCGCGGCTCGCCGGCTTCGAGGGCGAGGTCGTGCTCCTGGGCGAGGAGCCCGAGCTGCCCTACCGCCGCCCGCCGGTGTCGAAGGAGGTCGTGCGCGGGGAGAAGGGCGCCGACGACATCCGGATCCGCAAGGCGGACTGGTACGAGGCGCAGCGGGTGCACCTGCGCACGGGCGAGCGGGTCGCTGCCATCGACGTCGAGGCGCACCGCGTCACGCTGGCGTCGGGGGAGGAGCTCGACTACGGCAGCCTGGTGCTGGCCACCGGAGGTCGGGCCCGGACGCTCGAGGCGATCACCGCACCCGACGCGCCCGGCGTCCGGACCCTCCGCGACCTGGCCGACGTCGACGGCGTGCTCGAGGCGCTGCGTCCCGGCGGCCGGCTCGTGGTCGTCGGGGCGGGGCTCATCGGGTCCGAGATCGCCGCCAGCGCGCGGGAGCTCGGCGCCGAGGTGACCCTCCTCGAGGCGGCCGCGTCGCCGCTGCAGCACCTCCTGCCGCCCGACCTCGGTGCGCTGTGCGCCGAGCTGCACACCACGCACGGCACGGACCTCCAGCTCGGCGTCGAGGTCACCGCGATCGTCGCCGGCGACGACGGCGAGACGGTCGTCGAGGCGGCGGACGGTCGGCGCTGGTCCGCGCCCGTGGTCGTCGTGGCCGTCGGGATGGCGCCGAACGGCGAGCTCGCCGCCGCCGCAGGCCTCGCCGTCGAGCGCGGAGCCGTGGTCGTCGACGACCATGGCCGCACGAGCGCCCCCGACGTCTACGCGGCGGGCGACGTCGTGCTGCGCCCCAGCGTGCTGCGCGGCGGTCCCGAACGGGTCGAGCACTGGCAGGGCGCGCAGAACCACGGCACGGCCGTCGGCCGCAACGTCGCCGGCCAGGACGCGGCCTTCGACGAGGTCCCGTGGTGCTGGTCCGACCAGTACGGCCACACGCTGCAGGTGACCGGATGGCTCGCGGCGGCCCACGAGCTCGTCGTGCGCGGCTCGCTCGAGGCGCGCGACTTCACCGCGTTCCTGCTCGACGACGGGGTCCTGCGCGGCGCCGTCTCGATCGGCCGGCCCGCCGAGGTGCGGGTGGCTCGTCAGGCCATCGGTGCGAAGGCCCGTCCCGACGTGTCCGCCCTGGACACGACCGACGACCTGGCCGCCGCGCTGCAGGCGACATGACCGACCTGGCGCTGGGCGCGGGGGCGTACCGTGCGGGTGTGCCCTCGACCCGCGAACGCCTGCTCGACGCCGCCCAGCACGTGGTGGAGGACGACGGGTGGACGGCCGTCACGATGGCGCGCATCGCGCGCCTCGCCGGGGTGAGCCGTCAGACGGTGCACAACGAGCTGGGCACCAAGCACGCGCTCGCCCAGGCGCTCGCCCTGCGCGAGCTCGACCGGTTCCTCGCCGTCGTGCGGGACCGGCTGCGAGCCGCGGACGACGTGGTCGAGGCCGTCCGGTCGGCGTGCGAGGGCGCGCTCGAGCTCGGGGAGCGCAGCCTGCTCGTCCGCACGATCGTCACGTCGGTGCCGTCGGAGCAGGACGGCGACCTGCTCAGCGTCCTCACCACCGAGTCGGGCGAGATCGTCGAGGCCGCGTCGCTCGTCGTGCGGCAGGAGCTGCTGGACCGGTTCGCGCCGCTGCCGTTCGACGACGCTGAGCTCGTCGTGGCCGTCGAGGCGGTGGTGCGGCTCGTGCTCTCCTCGATCACGCGACCGTCGAAGCCTGCGGCCGTCGCCGCGCAGGAGATCGCGTGGATCCTCGGCCTCGCGCTCGAGGGTCAGACCGCGACCCGCGCCGCCGCGCGCTGATCGCGGGACGGGGCGCAGGCCTCAGATCCAGCGGCGGAACCACATCCGGTCGAGCCACGCGTCGTAGGGGATGGTCCGGTCGGTCCAGATCGGCAGGAAGTACCAGAAGCACGCGACGACGGCGACGACCAGCAGTCCGACGCCGAGGCCGACCGCGTAGCGTCGCTGGGCGGTGTCGGCCCAGTGTCGGGCCTCGTCGACGAGCAGGCACAGCGCCACGATCATGAACGGCACCACGAGCACGGCGTAGAAGCTGAAGATCGGTCGGTCGGTGCTGCCGAACCAGGGCAGCCAGCCCGCCGCGACGCCGACGACCGGCACCGCCCAGCGACCGTCGCGGGTGCGGATCCAGGCGACCACCGCGGCCACGACGGCGACGGCGGCCGGCCACCACACCGCCGGGTTGCCGAGCGCGGTGACCTCGCGGATGCACGTCGAGCCCTCGGGGGCCCCACACGCGGTGGCCGGGAGCTTGAACTGCGCGTCGAACGCGACGGGCCGCTCGAGCAGCAGCCAGCCGGCCGGGTTCGACGCGTACGGGTGGGTCTTGCCCGCGAGGTAGGAGCCGGTGTGGAAGTCGAAGACCATGACGTGGAAGTGCCACAGGGAGCGGAACGCGTCGAGCACCCCGCCGAGGAAGCCCGGCGTCGGTGAGCTGACGTACGACCCCCACGACGGGTCGCCGAGCCCGTACCGGACGGCGTACGCCTCCTGGTGCAGCAGGAACCCGGTCCAGGTGAGCAGGTACACGACCAGGGCGACGAGCACGAGGTAGCCGAACGCGGGCAGGCCCGTCGCGAGGGTCGTGCGGACCCAGCCGAACCGCGGCACCGTCGACACGTCCGCGTCGCTCGCGCCGTGCGCGGCGTGCATCCGGGCGTAGGTGCGGCGGGCCAGCACCTCCCACACGACGACCACCACGCCGAACGCCGCGAGGACGTAGAGCCCGCTCCACTTGGTGCCCACGGCCATGCCGAAGCACACGCCGGCGGCCAGCTGCCACGGCCGCCAGCGGACGTAGGTGCCCAGCCGCTCGCGCACGGCGTCGCGGTCGGCGACGAGACAGGCCACCCCCGCGACGACCCAGAACGTCAGGAAGACGTCGAGCAGCGCCGTCCGCGACATGACGAAGTGCAACCCGTCGAGGCAGAGCAGGAGTCCCGCGAGGCACCCCACCCACACGGACCCGGTGAGCCGCAGCACCAGGCGGGCCAGCACCAGGACCGTGAGCGCGCCGACGACCGCGGCGCTGATCCGCCAGCCGAAGGAGTTCATGCCGAAGATCGCCTCGCCGACCGCGATCAGCCACTTCCCGCCGTCCGGGTGCGCGATGTAGGCCGGCTGGCCGTTCGTCAGCCCGGTCAGGACGCCGTCGACGATCTTCTCGTTCGCGTCGGACACGAAGTCCTGGACGTAGCCGTGCTGCAGCAGGGAGTAGGCGTCCTTGGCGTAGTACGTCTCGTCGAAGACGAGCAGGTTCGGCCGACCCAGGTGCCACACCCGCAGCCCGAGCGCCAGCAGCGCCACCGCCGCCGGTCCCAGCCAGCCCACCACCCGATCCCGTGCCTCCACGGGCACATCCTGTCACCCGCGCCCCCCATCGGTGGCTCAGCAACATCTGAGGGGTGTCGGGATCGTGACGGTGTACGAGCAACCGCACGAGCGCTGCTGCGGTTGCTGAGGCACCGACGCTGAGGTGCCGGTACTTGTGGCACCGAGACTGGGGCGGCCGGGCGGGGCCAGGGTCAGGACGCGGCCCGACCCTGCCGTCGTCGGTCGTGGCGCCAGTCGTCGGGAGTGTCGAAGAGCTCGAGCCAGGCCGACCGCGAGAAGGACGGGGCTGGTCCGTCGTACCCCTGCTGCACCATGACGCGGTGCACCGCGCGCACGAGCGTCACCGGTGCGCCCAGCATCGCCGCCGTGACCTGGAGGTAGCGCCAGGCCTCGTCCCGCAGACCCGCGTACCGATGGATGTCGCGGTTGAACTGGTACGGGTCCGCGGCATGTTGACGTCCCTCGTACTCCAGGAGGAGCCGCAGCCACTGGTACACGAGGTCGCCGCAGGCCAGGAAGCGGCCCGAGGAGTCGTGGACGTCGGCGTTCGTCTCCGGCCGCGGCAGCCCGGCGGCCACGAGCAGGCAGCGCAGCTGGCTCTCCGGCAGGCTCCGGGCCCGCGGGTCGACGAGCGCGAGCGCTGCCTTGAGCTGCGCGGCTCCTGGGCGCCACGGCTCGGCTTCCACGACGTGCCGCAGCTCCCCGAGAGCCACGTGACCTCGGTGCAGCGCCCAGTCGGCCAGGCTCACGACGTCGAGGCGCCGCAGCAGACTGGCTGCTCCCACCAGCGCCGCCGCCACGCTGACCCCGCCGCCGTCGACGCTCGGCATGACCAGCGTGCGGTGCAGGAACAACCGGTCGCGATCGGCAGCAAGGTGGAGGTCACGGCCGATCGTGAAGTGCAGGGGGAAGAGAGGCCCGACCTCGACCCCCAGCTCGACGAACCTCGTCTGGTGGCTGGCCGCCGTGTCGGGCGGGAGCGTGAGTCGGGCCGCCTGGACCCAGTCGCGTGCTGACATCTGGTGACTGCGACAACGGAAGACGGCCGGGAAGAGTCGCTCGAACCGCTCGTGCTGGAGCTGACGGGACGTGAGGCCGAGGTCGAGGGCCTGCTGGCGGCTGAACGGCGCCTTCCGCAGCGCCTCGGGGAGGGGGCGGGGTGTTCCCATGACGTCCAGGACACCGTGCGGAGTGCAGCGACGGGAGGGCGTCGCATGACGCTGTGGACGAGCACTCGCTCGACCTCGCCCTCTCGGCCGGGCTGTGGACGCTGTGCGGCGTGACGCCGACGCTGCGCATCGGTGGTCCAGCAACCGCAGGCGGCGTCCTGCGGTTGCTGGACCACCGCCCGGGCCGACGGGCGGGTCTGGGGTTGCTCATCCACCGATAGGGGGAGCAGCGTGCGGGTGGGAGGATGAGGGGGTGCTGATCCTCGCTGCGACGCCCATCGGTCGGCCCGACGACGCGTCGCCGAGGCTGGTGGCGGCGCTCGGGGCGGCCGACGTGGTGGCCGCAGAGGACACGCGGCGGCTGCGGCGGCTCGCGGGCGACCTGGGGGCCCAGGTCGGCGGACGTGTCGTGTCCTACTTCGAGGGCAACGAGCGGGAGCGGACGCCCGAGCTCGTCGAGCACCTCCTGGCCGGGCTCGACGTCCTGCTCGTCACCGACGCGGGGATGCCGAGCGTGTCCGACCCCGGCTACCGGCTCGTGGCCGCGGCGCTGGAGGCCGACGTCGACGTGCGCGCCATCCCCGGACCGTCGGCCGTCCTCACGGCGCTCGCCGTCAGCGGCCTGCCGGTCGACCGGTTCTGCTTCGAGGGGTTCCCGGCCCGCAAGGCGGGCGAGCGCGACCGTGCCTTCGCGGCGCTCGCCACCGAGCAGCGCACGATGGTCTTCTTCGAGTCGCCGCACCGCACCCGCGCGACCCTCGCCGCGCTCGCCGCCGCGCTCGGGGCCGACCGTGCCGCCGCCGTGTGCCGCGAGCTGACGAAGACGTACGAGGAGGTCGCCCGCGGCAGCCTCGCCGAGCTCGTCGCCTGGGCCGACGCGCAGGAGCACGGGGTGCGCGGCGAGGTGACCCTGGTCGTCGCCGGCCACGTCCCCGTCGTCGCCGACCTCGACACCGACGCGCTCCGCGCCCTCGTGGCCGACGCCGAGGCGACGGGACTCAGCCGCAAGGACGCGGTCGCCCAGGTCGCCGCCGACACCGGCGTGCGCAAGCGGGTCGTCTACGACGCCGCGCACGCCCGCTGAGGGCGTCCCACCGGGTCACTAGGATCGTGGTGTGTCCTACTACGTCACCACGCCGATCTACTACGTCAACGACGCCCCGCACATCGGCCACGGCTACACGACGGTCATCGGCGACGTCCTGACCCGCTGGCACCGTCAGCGCGGCGAGGACGTCTGGTACCTCACGGGCACCGACGAGCACGGCCTGAAGGTGCTGCGCAAGGCGCAGCAGAACGGCGCCACCCCGCAGGAGTGGACCGACCGGCTGGTCGAGACGGAGTGGAAGCCGCTGCTGGAGCTGCTCGACATCGCCAACGACGACTTCATCCGCACGAGCGAGGAGCGACACGAGAAGAGCGCCCAGGCGTTCTGGCAGGACCTGTACGACCGCGGCGAGGTCTACAAGGGCGAGTTCAGCGGCTGGTACTCGGTCGGCTCGGAGGAGTTCGTGGCCGAGGACGACGTCGTCGACGGCGAGGGCGACGACGAGGGGCACAAGGTCTCGTCGCTCGACGGGTCGCGCGTCGAGCACGTGACGGAGGAGAACTACTTCTTCCCGCTCAGCAAGTACGCCGACCGGCTGCTCGAGCTCTACGAGACGAACCCCGACTTCATCCAGCCCGAGTCGGCGCGCAACGAGGTCGTCTCCTTCGTGCGGCGCGGCCTGAAGGACCTCTCGATCAGCCGCTCCACGTTCGACTGGGGCATCCAGGTCCCGTGGGACCCCTCGCACGTCATGTACGTGTGGATCGAGGCGCTGCTCAACTACGTCACCGCCGCCGGCTACGGCGTCGACGACGAGCGCTTCGGCGAGCTGTGGCCCGCCGACGTGCACCTCGTCGGCAAGGACATCGCGCGCTTCCACGCCGTCATCTGGCCGGCGATGCTGATGGCCGCCGGACGTCCCGTACCGCACCGCGTGTTCGCGCACGGCTGGCTGCTGGTGGGCGGGCAGAAGATGAGCAAGAGCAAGGCCAACGGCATCCGCCCCGACGAGATCGTCGAGGTGTTCGGTTCCGACGCCTACCGCTACTACTTCTCGCGCGCGCTCACGTTCGGTTCCGACGGCTCGATCTCGTGGGAGGACATGCGCGCCCGCTACCACGCCGAGCTCGCCAACGGGTTCGGCAACCTGGCGTCGCGGGTGGCGGCCATGATCGGCAAGTACTTCGACGGCACGCTGCCGGCCGCCGGTGAGCACACGGCCGCCGAGGAGGCGCTCGTCGCGCTCGTCGCGGAGGCCTCGGTCGAGGCCGACCGGGCGATCGACCGGATCGCGCCGCAGGACGCGCTGGCGCAGGTCTGGCGGATCGTCGAGGCCCTCAACGGCTACCTCACCGAGCAGGCGCCGTGGCAGGTGGCGAAGCAGGCGGACGAGGCGGCGCAGCGGGAGCGGCTCGCCACCATCCTCGTGACCGCGGCCGAGGGTCTGCGTGTGCTCGCGGTGCTGCTGCACCCGGTGATGCCGCGCGCCACCGCGTCGCTGTGGGAGTCGCTGGGTGCCGAGCCTGCGCTCGGTGCGCTTGCCGACCAGCCGATCGGGACCGTCGCGCAGTGGGGACGTCTGCCGGAGGGCTCGGTGGTCACGAAGGTGCCCAGCCTGTTCCCGCGCCTCGAGGACGACGCGTGAGCGAGGCCGACTGGCCCTGGCCCGACGCGCCCGAGCCGCTCCCGTCGCCCGTGGTCGACAACCACTGCCACCTCGACCACAGGATCAAGGGCGGCCTGCTGATCGACGTCGAGGACGCCCTCGACCGGGCCGCGGCCGTGAACGTCGACCGGATCGTGCAGGTCGGCTGCGACCTCGAGGGGTCGCGCTGGGCGGTCGAGACGGCGCGCCAGCACGAGGCGATCGTCGCGGCCGTCGCCCTGCACCCCAACGAGGCGCCGCTCCTGGAGCAGGCGGGCACGCTCGACGCCGCGCTCGCCGAGATCGAGGCCCTCGCGCAGGACCCCACCGTCCGGGCGGTGGGGGAGACCGGTCTCGACTACTTCCGCACCGGCGTCGACGGACGTGCCGCGCAGCACCGCTCGTTCCGGGCGCACATCGACGTGGCCCGACGTCACGACCGCACCCTCGTCATCCACGACCGCGACGCGCACGACGACGTCCTGGCGATCCTCGACGACCAGGGCGTCCCCGAGCGCACCGTCATGCACTGCTTCTCCGGCGACGCCGACGTCGCCCGACGCTGCCTCGACCGTGGCGCCTACCTCTCGTTCTCCGGGACGGTCACGTTCAAGAACGCCGAGCCGCTGCGCGAGGCGCTGGCCGTCACGCCGACCGACCGGATCCTCGTCGAGACCGATGCGCCCTTCCTCACACCGACGCCGCACCGTGGACGGCCGAACGCGTCGTTCCTCGTGCCGTACACGGTGCGTTTCATGGCCGAGTTCCTGGGCCGATCCGTCGACGACCTGTGCCGGGCGATCGATGAGAACACCGACCGCGCGTTCGGCGGCTCCTGGCCTCGGCACACCCCGGCTGTTTGACGTCAGCGCCGTCCTCCCGCAGGGTGGACGGGCTGCCCATCTCCAGCTGACCTTGTCCCCGACCAGAGGAAAGCAGTGCACCACCCTCGACAGAACACCCCTCAGACCACCCCCCAGGACTCCGCGGACGCCACTCGGCGCCGCCACCGCCAGACCACGAAGCGCGTCGTCATCGCCCTCAACCTGGCCGTCCTCCTCGTTCTCGGAGCCGGCGTCGCCGCCTACGGCAGCCTCTCCAAGACCGTGACCCTCGACGTCGACGGCCGCAAGGACACCGTCCGCACCTTCGGCACCTCCGTCGGGTCGCTGCTCAAGAGCCACGACGTCCGCACGAAGGACGCCGCCGTCGACGCCGAGCCGACCGCGTCGGTCTCCGACGGCGACACGATCAAGGTCCGCTACGCCAAGGACGTCACGGTCGCCGTCGACGGCACCGTGCGTCGTGAGCGGCTGCACGCCGCCACCGTCGGCGACGTCCTCGACGAGCTCGACGTCTCGCCCCGCAAGGGTGCCGAGGTCAACGCCGCGAAGGACACGCGCCTCGACGACACCGCGTCGACCGTGGTCGTCTCCAACCCCAAGAAGCTCACCGTCCGCGCCGACGGCCGCAAGAAGACCGTCACGAGCGCCGCCCCCACCGCGGGCGAGGTGCTCGAGGAGGCCGGCGTACGTCTCGGTGCCGCCGACGAGGTCCGCGCCGGCGACGCGCTCGGCGAAGCCGCCCTGGTCAAGCCGGGCGAGCGCGTCGACGTCGTGCGGGTGCGCATGGTCGACACCGCCCGCACGGTGCGCACCGCCCCGCAGACGGAGGTCCGCGAGGACGACACCCTGGAGAAGGGCACGGAGAAGGTGCTGCGCGCCGGCGCCCCGCGCGTCGTGCAGCAGAAGGTGCTCGTCACCCGCGCGAACGGCAAGGTCCGCTCGACCCTCGTGCTGACCCAGAAGGTCGCCGACGAGGGCAGCAAGCGCGTCGTGCTCCGCGGCACGAAGGAGCCCGAGCCCGAAGAGACCACGCTGGCGGCCGCGGCTCCCGAGTCGGCCCCTGCGGTCGGCGACGACAGCGTCTGGGACCGCATCGCGCAGTGCGAGTCCGGCGGCAACTGGAGCATCAACACCGGCAACGGCTACTACGGCGGACTGCAGTTCAGCGCCGCCACGTGGCACAGCGTCGGCGGCCCCGGCCTCCCGCACGAGAACAGCCGCGAGGTGCAGATCAAGTACGCGAAGATCCTGCAGCAGCGCTCCGGCTGGGGCCAGTGGTCCTGCGCCGCGAAGGTCGGTGTGCACTGAGCGGCACCCCGCCCACCCCGGTCTCGCTGCTGGGTGCGGCCGACGTCCGACGCATCGCTGACGCGATCGGACTGCGGCCCACCAAGCAGCGTGGCCAGAACTTCGTGGTCGACGGCAACACCGTGCGCCGTATCGTCCGCGACTCCGGGATCGGCCCCGACGACGTCGTCGTCGAGGTCGGTCCCGGTCTCGGTTCGCTGACCCTGGCGCTGCTCGAGGTCGCCCGGCACGTCGTGGCCGTCGAGGTCGACCCGGTCCTCGCCCAGCGGCTGCCGACCACCGTCGCCGAGCAGGCACCGGGTCACGTCGAGCGTCTCGACCTCGTCCTGGCCGACGCGATGCGCGTCGAGGAGCTTCCCGGCCCCACGCCCACCGCGCTGGTCGCGAACCTGCCCTACAACGTGTCGGTCCCGGTGCTGCTGCACCTGCTGGAGCGCTTCGAGACGCTCGCGTCGGTGCTCGTCATGGTGCAGGCCGAGGTGGCCCACCGGCTCGCGGCGCCTCCCGGCTCCCGCACCTACGGCGTCCCGAGCGTCAAGGCGGCCTGGTACTGCGACGTCGCCCTCGCGGGCACGGTCGGACGTCAGGTGTTCTGGCCCGTGCCGAACGTCGACTCCGCGCTCGTGTCGCTGCGCCGGCGGGGCACGCCCGGCGACGACGACCTACGGCGTGCCACCTTCCGCGTCGTCGACGCCGCCTTCGCGCAGCGTCGCAAGACGCTGAGGGCCGCGCTCTCCGGCCTCGCAGGCTCCGGCGCGGCGGCCGAGGTGGCCCTGCGCGCGGCCGACGTCGACCCGCAGGCCAGGGGTGAGCAGCTCGACGTCGTGGCGTTCGCGCGGATCGCCGCTGCCCTCGGCTGAGCGGATCGGTAGGTTGGTGCGGTGAGAACCGTCAGCGTGCGCGTGCCAGCCAAGATCAACCTGGCCCTCGGCGTCGGCGGCGTCCGTGAGGACGGCTTCCACCCGCTCGCGACGGTCTACCAGGCCGTCGACCTCTACGACGAGGTCCGGGCGACGGCGAACGACACCGGCGAGGTGACGGTCGAGACGACCAGCGACGTCCCGGGCGCCGAGACCGAGGCGTCGCTCGTGCCGCGCGGTCGGGACAACCTCGCCGTGCGCGCCGCGCTCGCGCTGCGTGAGCAGACGGGCGTCGAGGCCGGCGTCGATCTCGTGATCCGCAAGGCGATCCCGGTGGCCGGTGGCATGGCCGGCGGCTCGGCCGACGCTGCGGCGACGCTCGTCGCGTGCAACGACGTGTGGGGTCTCGGGTGGTCGCGGCACGAGCTCGAGCCGGTCGCGGCCGGTCTCGGCAGCGACGTGCCGTTCCTCCTGCACGGCGGCAACGCGATCGGCGGCGGACGCGGCGAGCTGGTCAGCCCGGTCCTGGCGCGTGGCTCCTACCACTGGGTCGTCGCCGTGTCCGGCATCGGACTGTCGACGGCCTCGGTGTACGCCGAGTTCGACCGGCTGAACGCCGACCGGGAGCTGGCGACGCCCGAGGTCCCCGACGCGCTGCTCGCGGCCCTGCGCTCGGGCGACGCCGTCGCGCTCGGGGCCGCCCTCTCCAACGACCTCACGGAGGCCGCGCTCTCGCTGCGGCCCGACCTGGCCCAGACCCTCGAGGTGGGGGTGGAGGCCGGTGCGCTCGGCGCGCTGGTGTCCGGCTCCGGCCCCACGTGCGTGTTCCTCGCCGCCGACGAGCAGCAGAGCCTCGACATCGCGATCGCGCTCGCCGGCACGGGGCGCTGCGCCGACGTCGTCCAGTCGATCGGGCCCGTGCCCGGCGTGCGGGTGGTCTGAGGTGGCCGCACCGGCCAGCCGTCGGACCCCGCTCATCGGCGGCGAGGGGCTGCAGCTGTCGTTCCCGACGAAGGACGTCCTCGACGACGTCACCCTCGGCCTGGCCGAGGGGCAGCGCGTCGGCGTCGTCGGCCGCAACGGCGACGGCAAGTCGACGTTGATGCGGGTGCTGGCACGTCGGCTCGAGCCCGACGAGGGCCGGGTCACGTGGCGTCGCGACCTGCGCGTCGGCTACGTCGACCAGTCCGACACGCTCGACCCCGGGCTCACGGTCGCGCAGACCGTCGTCGGTGACACCGCCGAGCACGTGTGGGCGGGCGACCCGCGGGTGCGCGACGTCGTCGCCGGGCTGCTCGGCGACGTCGACTGGGACGGTCCCGTCGC from Aeromicrobium erythreum encodes:
- a CDS encoding NAD(P)/FAD-dependent oxidoreductase, whose product is MGRDTDRLVVVGAGIAGVSVVGAARLAGFEGEVVLLGEEPELPYRRPPVSKEVVRGEKGADDIRIRKADWYEAQRVHLRTGERVAAIDVEAHRVTLASGEELDYGSLVLATGGRARTLEAITAPDAPGVRTLRDLADVDGVLEALRPGGRLVVVGAGLIGSEIAASARELGAEVTLLEAAASPLQHLLPPDLGALCAELHTTHGTDLQLGVEVTAIVAGDDGETVVEAADGRRWSAPVVVVAVGMAPNGELAAAAGLAVERGAVVVDDHGRTSAPDVYAAGDVVLRPSVLRGGPERVEHWQGAQNHGTAVGRNVAGQDAAFDEVPWCWSDQYGHTLQVTGWLAAAHELVVRGSLEARDFTAFLLDDGVLRGAVSIGRPAEVRVARQAIGAKARPDVSALDTTDDLAAALQAT
- a CDS encoding TetR/AcrR family transcriptional regulator — protein: MPSTRERLLDAAQHVVEDDGWTAVTMARIARLAGVSRQTVHNELGTKHALAQALALRELDRFLAVVRDRLRAADDVVEAVRSACEGALELGERSLLVRTIVTSVPSEQDGDLLSVLTTESGEIVEAASLVVRQELLDRFAPLPFDDAELVVAVEAVVRLVLSSITRPSKPAAVAAQEIAWILGLALEGQTATRAAAR
- a CDS encoding dolichyl-phosphate-mannose--protein mannosyltransferase, whose translation is MEARDRVVGWLGPAAVALLALGLRVWHLGRPNLLVFDETYYAKDAYSLLQHGYVQDFVSDANEKIVDGVLTGLTNGQPAYIAHPDGGKWLIAVGEAIFGMNSFGWRISAAVVGALTVLVLARLVLRLTGSVWVGCLAGLLLCLDGLHFVMSRTALLDVFLTFWVVAGVACLVADRDAVRERLGTYVRWRPWQLAAGVCFGMAVGTKWSGLYVLAAFGVVVVVWEVLARRTYARMHAAHGASDADVSTVPRFGWVRTTLATGLPAFGYLVLVALVVYLLTWTGFLLHQEAYAVRYGLGDPSWGSYVSSPTPGFLGGVLDAFRSLWHFHVMVFDFHTGSYLAGKTHPYASNPAGWLLLERPVAFDAQFKLPATACGAPEGSTCIREVTALGNPAVWWPAAVAVVAAVVAWIRTRDGRWAVPVVGVAAGWLPWFGSTDRPIFSFYAVLVVPFMIVALCLLVDEARHWADTAQRRYAVGLGVGLLVVAVVACFWYFLPIWTDRTIPYDAWLDRMWFRRWI
- the rsmI gene encoding 16S rRNA (cytidine(1402)-2'-O)-methyltransferase, with product MLILAATPIGRPDDASPRLVAALGAADVVAAEDTRRLRRLAGDLGAQVGGRVVSYFEGNERERTPELVEHLLAGLDVLLVTDAGMPSVSDPGYRLVAAALEADVDVRAIPGPSAVLTALAVSGLPVDRFCFEGFPARKAGERDRAFAALATEQRTMVFFESPHRTRATLAALAAALGADRAAAVCRELTKTYEEVARGSLAELVAWADAQEHGVRGEVTLVVAGHVPVVADLDTDALRALVADAEATGLSRKDAVAQVAADTGVRKRVVYDAAHAR
- the metG gene encoding methionine--tRNA ligase; the protein is MSYYVTTPIYYVNDAPHIGHGYTTVIGDVLTRWHRQRGEDVWYLTGTDEHGLKVLRKAQQNGATPQEWTDRLVETEWKPLLELLDIANDDFIRTSEERHEKSAQAFWQDLYDRGEVYKGEFSGWYSVGSEEFVAEDDVVDGEGDDEGHKVSSLDGSRVEHVTEENYFFPLSKYADRLLELYETNPDFIQPESARNEVVSFVRRGLKDLSISRSTFDWGIQVPWDPSHVMYVWIEALLNYVTAAGYGVDDERFGELWPADVHLVGKDIARFHAVIWPAMLMAAGRPVPHRVFAHGWLLVGGQKMSKSKANGIRPDEIVEVFGSDAYRYYFSRALTFGSDGSISWEDMRARYHAELANGFGNLASRVAAMIGKYFDGTLPAAGEHTAAEEALVALVAEASVEADRAIDRIAPQDALAQVWRIVEALNGYLTEQAPWQVAKQADEAAQRERLATILVTAAEGLRVLAVLLHPVMPRATASLWESLGAEPALGALADQPIGTVAQWGRLPEGSVVTKVPSLFPRLEDDA
- a CDS encoding TatD family hydrolase; its protein translation is MSEADWPWPDAPEPLPSPVVDNHCHLDHRIKGGLLIDVEDALDRAAAVNVDRIVQVGCDLEGSRWAVETARQHEAIVAAVALHPNEAPLLEQAGTLDAALAEIEALAQDPTVRAVGETGLDYFRTGVDGRAAQHRSFRAHIDVARRHDRTLVIHDRDAHDDVLAILDDQGVPERTVMHCFSGDADVARRCLDRGAYLSFSGTVTFKNAEPLREALAVTPTDRILVETDAPFLTPTPHRGRPNASFLVPYTVRFMAEFLGRSVDDLCRAIDENTDRAFGGSWPRHTPAV
- a CDS encoding resuscitation-promoting factor, coding for MHHPRQNTPQTTPQDSADATRRRHRQTTKRVVIALNLAVLLVLGAGVAAYGSLSKTVTLDVDGRKDTVRTFGTSVGSLLKSHDVRTKDAAVDAEPTASVSDGDTIKVRYAKDVTVAVDGTVRRERLHAATVGDVLDELDVSPRKGAEVNAAKDTRLDDTASTVVVSNPKKLTVRADGRKKTVTSAAPTAGEVLEEAGVRLGAADEVRAGDALGEAALVKPGERVDVVRVRMVDTARTVRTAPQTEVREDDTLEKGTEKVLRAGAPRVVQQKVLVTRANGKVRSTLVLTQKVADEGSKRVVLRGTKEPEPEETTLAAAAPESAPAVGDDSVWDRIAQCESGGNWSINTGNGYYGGLQFSAATWHSVGGPGLPHENSREVQIKYAKILQQRSGWGQWSCAAKVGVH
- the rsmA gene encoding 16S rRNA (adenine(1518)-N(6)/adenine(1519)-N(6))-dimethyltransferase RsmA; the protein is MRREGRCALSGTPPTPVSLLGAADVRRIADAIGLRPTKQRGQNFVVDGNTVRRIVRDSGIGPDDVVVEVGPGLGSLTLALLEVARHVVAVEVDPVLAQRLPTTVAEQAPGHVERLDLVLADAMRVEELPGPTPTALVANLPYNVSVPVLLHLLERFETLASVLVMVQAEVAHRLAAPPGSRTYGVPSVKAAWYCDVALAGTVGRQVFWPVPNVDSALVSLRRRGTPGDDDLRRATFRVVDAAFAQRRKTLRAALSGLAGSGAAAEVALRAADVDPQARGEQLDVVAFARIAAALG
- a CDS encoding 4-(cytidine 5'-diphospho)-2-C-methyl-D-erythritol kinase, coding for MRTVSVRVPAKINLALGVGGVREDGFHPLATVYQAVDLYDEVRATANDTGEVTVETTSDVPGAETEASLVPRGRDNLAVRAALALREQTGVEAGVDLVIRKAIPVAGGMAGGSADAAATLVACNDVWGLGWSRHELEPVAAGLGSDVPFLLHGGNAIGGGRGELVSPVLARGSYHWVVAVSGIGLSTASVYAEFDRLNADRELATPEVPDALLAALRSGDAVALGAALSNDLTEAALSLRPDLAQTLEVGVEAGALGALVSGSGPTCVFLAADEQQSLDIAIALAGTGRCADVVQSIGPVPGVRVV